A region of Trachemys scripta elegans isolate TJP31775 chromosome 24, CAS_Tse_1.0, whole genome shotgun sequence DNA encodes the following proteins:
- the LOC117869646 gene encoding interferon-inducible GTPase 5-like yields MRVSAVQHSQELRQELAFPSVRQGLQQLARADMASQSSEDIIKLSREELEALKAAFEEGNLAGVASRLQEMLESLESIQLDVGITGETGSGKSSFVNALRGLGDEDAGAARTGVVETTREPTPYQHPWYPNVTIWDLPGIDTPDFHPNAYQEQVGFSRYDIFFIIASQRFTANHAALARHIQAMDKSFYFVRSKVDVDLDSSLRRRPSSYSEVGVLQEIRQNCLEGLRAQGIRSPQVFLLSAFDLSKYDFHLLGETLERELSHHKRHAFLMALPNISLHILEKKKAAMLKQMWLVSTMACGVHAAPIPGLLISCDVDILARTLQGYCKSFGLDDDSLEKLAAKVGQPVGQMKAVIEAPLAKEISNSLVVQLLIQAGGKVPKLSKEVLRSVPVLGSMASGALSFATAYKMLRSFMDEVTASVQRVLIKAFEVDAEK; encoded by the coding sequence ATGAGGGTTTCAGCGGTTCAGCATTCCCAGGAACTCAGACAAGAACTGGCTTTTCCCTCTGTAagacaggggctgcagcagcttgCCAGAGCCGACATGGCCTCACAGAGCAGTGAGGACATCATCAAGCTGTCGAGGGAGGAGCTGGAGGCCCTGAAAGCTGCCTTTGAGGAGGGGAACCTCGCTGGAGTGGCCTCCAGGCTGCAGGAAATGCTGGAGTCGCTGGAGAGCATCCAGCTGGATGTGGGCATCACGGGTGAGACCGGCTCCGGGAAGTCGTCCTTTGTCAACGCCCTGCGGGGCCTGGGCGATGAGGATGCAGGTGCCGCCCGCACCGGTGTGGTGGAGACCACCAGGGAGCCGACTCCATACCAGCATCCCTGGTACCCCAACGTGACCATCTGGGACCTGCCGGGGATCGACACACCCGATTTCCACCCCAATGCCTACCAGGAGCAGGTTGGCTTCTCGCGCTACGACATCTTCTTCATCATCGCCTCGCAGCGCTTCACCGCCAACCACGCTGCTCTGGCCCGCCACATCCAGGCCATGGACAAGAGTTTCTACTTCGTCCGCTCCAAGGTGGATGTAGACCTGGATTCCTCCCTCAGGCGCCGGCCATCCAGCTACAGCGAGGTGGGGGTGCTGCAGGAGATCCGGCAGAACTGCCTGGAGGGTCTGCGGGCCCAAGGCATCCGCTCGCCCCAGGTCTTCCTCCTCTCGGCTTTTGATCTCAGCAAGTACGACTTTCACCTCCTGGGGGAGACGCTGGAGAGGGAGCTGAGCCACCACAAGCGGCACGCCTTCCTGATGGCCCTGCCCAACATCTCCCTGCACATCCTGGAGAAGAAGAAGGCTGCCATGCTGAAGCAGATGTGGCTGGTCTCCACCATGGCCTGTGGTGTCCATGCCGCGCCCATCCCAGGGCTCCTGATCTCCTGCGATGTGGACATCCTGGCCAGGACCCTGCAAGGTTACTGCAAGAGCTTTGGCCTGGATGATGACTCTCTGGAGAAGCTGGCAGCAAAAGTGGGGCAGCCGGTGGGACAGATGAAGGCTGTTATCGAGGCACCACTGGCCAAGGAGATCTCCAACAGCCTGGTGGTGCAGCTGCTGATACAGGCAGGTGGCAAGGTGCCAAAGCTATCCAAGGAGGTGCTGCGCTCTGTCCCTGTGCTGGGCTCCATGGCCTCTGGAGCACTGTCTTTTGCCACCGCTTACAAGATGCTGAGGAGTTTCATGGATGAGGTGACTGCCAGTGTCCAGAGGGTGCTGATCAAAGCCTTCGAGGTGGATGCTGAGAAATGa